In Balearica regulorum gibbericeps isolate bBalReg1 chromosome 14, bBalReg1.pri, whole genome shotgun sequence, one genomic interval encodes:
- the DOK3 gene encoding docking protein 3, giving the protein MPLTWFCGSSAGGCSHYPQTCSDAARVTQSVPHSIGRSPRCFLCSACMCSAPLPLCEGEGRRTDTSCGPASATHPTHRKGEVAREGSLPHAVASAAAVTFSPLLAALVPDPCTGCQGDAGPMEKPVKDGIVYVQHCKFGKRSWRKMRAQLFAASPSGVARMEKFDVRDDGTALEKTSLRRCARRVIRLSDCVSVGPAGTESCPKATAAFYLTTTEKSYVLAAEQRDEWITQLCQLAFQGAKQTAQSSARTQPNPAVPMEENSLYSSWQDLTEFPVLVVQTDAAARCGLHGHYVLSALPQSLALKDPQSRQPLLTWPYSFLRKFGQDQTVFSFEAGRRSESGEGTFTFSTPRASELCRAVSAAIACQQQGKDAPDSHLSTQGLEPQPWSSGAEEPQPSPTLGGAQPASHPPTSLLRFPPLEPEAPGPIVYASIARGQQSLFGPGQLGLGEPWVTGKPPPEHLYENIFAAEPRPAGAREEEEEEEGRWELGCRQAPEGHSSEAGPLYDNRAALAQLPRGSPQPPEQRWGHGGQETLPGRPGHKPQSNLRAKLVRLLSRETPGPRDWV; this is encoded by the exons ATGCCCCTTACCTGGTTTTGTGGATCCTCAGCTGGTGGCTGTTCCCATTACCCCCAAACGTGCTCTGATGCAGCCAGGGTGACGCAGAGCGTGCCGCACTCCATCGGGCGGTCCCCTAGGTGTTTCCTGTGCTCTGCCTGCATGTGTTCTGCCCCACTGCCCCTCTGTGAGGGGGAGGGCAGACGGACGGACACCTCCTGTGGCCCAGCCTCTGCCACTCATCCCACACACCGAAAAGGGGAAGTTGCTAGAGAAGGAAGTCTGCCCCATGCAGTTGCTTCGGCTGCAGCAGTCACATTTTCTCCACTGCTGGCAGCCCTAGTCCCCGATCCTTGCACTGGCTGCCAGGGCGACGCTGGGCCCATGGAGAAACCGGTGAAGGATGGGATCGTCTATGTGCAGCACTGCAAATTTGGAAAG AGGTCCTGGAGGAAGATGCGAGCCCAGCTCTTCGCAGCCAGTCCCTCCGGTGTGGCCCGTATGGAGAAGTTTGATGTGCGGGATGACGGCACGGCACTAGAGAAGACCTCCCTACGGCGGTGTGCCCGACGGGTGATCCGCCTCTCAGACTGCGTTTCTGTGGGCCCTGCAGGCACAGAGAGCTGCCCTAAAGCCACCGCCGCCTTCTACCTCACCACCACGGAGAAGAGCTACGTGCTGGCGGCTGAGCAGCGGGATGAGTGGATCactcagctctgccagctggcCTTCCAG GGTGCAAAGCAGACAGCGCAGAGCAGTGCCAGGACCCAGCCCAACCCTGCTGTCCCCATGGAGGAGAACTCCCTCTACTCTTCCTGGCAGGACC tgACTGAATTCCCAGTACTGGTGGTCCAGACGGACGCAGCCGCTCGCTGCGGCCTGCACGGGCACTATGTGCTCTCGGCCCTTCCCCAGAGCCTAGCGCTGAAGGACCCGCAGTCACGCCAGCCCCTACTCACCTGGCCCTACTCCTTCCTCCGCAAGTTTGGCCAGGATCAG ACAGTCTTCTCCTTTGAGGCCGGCCGCCGCAGTGAGTCTGGCGAGGGGACCTTCACCTTCAGCACCCCAAGGGCCTCAGAGCTCTGCCGGGCTGTGTCTGCCGCCATcgcctgccagcagcagggcaagGATGCCCCGGACTCCCACCTCTCCACACAAGGCCTTGAGCCCCAGCCCTGGAGCTCTGGGGCTGAggagccccagcccagcccaacCCTCGGgggggcacagcctgcctcccacccccccaccagCCTTCTCCGCTTCCCCCCCTTGGAGCCTGAGGCCCCAGGCCCCATCGTCTACGCCTCCATTGCCCGGGGCCAGCAGTCCCTCTTTGGGCCAGGGCAGCTGGGTCTCGGTGAGCCCTGGGTCACAGGGAAGCCACCCCCTGAGCATCTCTACGAGAACATCTTTGCTGCAGAGCCACGTCCAGCTGGGGCAcgggaagaggaagaagaggaggaagggcgGTGGGAGCTGGGGTGCCGGCAGGCCCCTGAGGGCCACAGCAGCGAGGCAGGCCCCCTCTATGACAACCGAGCTGCCCTAGCCCAGCTGCcacggggcagcccccagccccccgagCAGCGCTGGGGCCATGGGGGACAGGAGACACTGCCGGGGCGCCCTGGGCACAAGCCCCAGAGCAACCTCCGGGCCAAGCTGGTGCGGCTGCTCAGCAGGGAGACCCCTGGTCCGCGGGACTGGGTCTGA